A stretch of the Sulfolobus acidocaldarius SUSAZ genome encodes the following:
- a CDS encoding imidazole glycerol phosphate synthase (catalyzes the conversion of 5-[(5-phospho-1-deoxyribulos-1-ylamino)methylideneamino]-1-(5-phosphoribosyl)imidazole-4-carboxamideand glutamine to imidazole-glycerol phosphate, 5-aminoimidazol-4-carboxamideribonucleotide and glutamate; the HisF subunit acts as a cyclase), translating to MTSKRIIPCLDVKDGRVVKGVNFLNLVDKGDPVELAARYEEEGADEIVFLDITATIEGRKTMMNVVKDTASVISIPLTVGGGIRSLDDVSKILGNGADKVSINTAAVENRDLVSISSAEFGSQAIVVAIDVKRIGKDYYVFTRSGKYNTGINAINWAKDVEKLGAGEILLTSIDRDGTREGYDIEITELISKSVNIPIIASGGAGKIDDFLGILKVADAALAAGVFHDGVIRIMDLKKYLGKNGVEVRM from the coding sequence ATGACGTCCAAAAGGATTATTCCTTGTCTCGACGTGAAAGATGGAAGGGTAGTTAAAGGGGTAAATTTCCTTAATCTTGTGGATAAGGGAGATCCTGTTGAATTAGCTGCAAGGTACGAAGAGGAAGGGGCAGACGAAATTGTATTCTTAGATATTACAGCGACGATTGAGGGAAGAAAGACCATGATGAATGTTGTTAAAGATACTGCCAGTGTCATCTCAATACCTTTGACGGTTGGAGGCGGAATTAGGAGTTTAGATGATGTGTCGAAGATACTTGGAAACGGTGCCGACAAGGTTAGTATAAATACAGCAGCTGTGGAGAATAGGGATTTAGTGTCAATATCTTCAGCTGAATTTGGTTCACAGGCGATAGTTGTAGCTATAGACGTAAAAAGAATAGGTAAAGATTATTATGTATTTACTAGGTCAGGTAAATACAATACGGGCATAAACGCCATAAATTGGGCTAAGGATGTGGAAAAGTTAGGGGCAGGAGAAATATTACTTACTAGTATTGATAGGGATGGAACTAGAGAAGGATATGACATAGAAATCACTGAGTTAATATCTAAATCCGTAAATATACCTATAATTGCCAGTGGCGGTGCTGGTAAAATTGACGATTTCCTAGGCATTCTGAAAGTTGCCGATGCAGCTCTTGCTGCGGGCGTTTTTCATGATGGTGTTATCAGAATTATGGATTTGAAAAAATATTTGGGTAAAAATGGGGTAGAGGTGAGAATGTGA
- a CDS encoding histidinol dehydrogenase, whose translation MIKYEIPKSRPNEFSKVLPLVEQILNKVKERGDKALLELEEKYDKAKLDSVVEDRIDELASKIPEEYKAAIDRIYDQLVEFHKTTLPYMVGGGYNGIEFGILWRAIEKVGIYVPGGLKSYPSTLLMAAIPARVAGVSEIYVATPPNRIDSVIAYIAKKLKINALYRIGGAQAIAALAYGTESVKKVDKIVGPGNIFVQASKFLVSKDVAIDGIEGPTELVVIADSSADYRHVILDMRAQAEHGSTSYIILVTTSDFLIDKVKEELDKEEFTYYIVKVKSIDEAINVANDIAPEHLSLFVKDPKSYLHKIKNAGAISLGKTPPALIDYAAGPDHILPTNAWSRVRGGLTVYDFLKPISYANSVNPDKELVNMAKLIAEYEGFIYHSKSIGARYE comes from the coding sequence GTGATTAAATATGAGATACCAAAATCTAGACCAAACGAATTTAGTAAAGTACTCCCTTTAGTTGAACAAATATTAAATAAAGTTAAGGAAAGAGGAGATAAAGCATTATTAGAGTTAGAGGAGAAGTACGATAAGGCTAAATTAGATTCCGTGGTTGAAGATAGAATAGATGAACTGGCAAGTAAAATACCGGAAGAATATAAGGCAGCTATAGACAGAATTTATGATCAGCTTGTTGAATTTCATAAGACAACTTTACCATATATGGTAGGGGGAGGATATAACGGAATAGAATTTGGTATACTTTGGAGAGCAATTGAGAAAGTTGGTATATATGTACCTGGAGGATTGAAGTCTTATCCCTCTACCTTGTTGATGGCTGCAATTCCTGCTAGAGTAGCAGGAGTTAGTGAAATTTATGTGGCAACCCCACCAAATAGAATAGACTCTGTAATTGCGTATATAGCTAAAAAACTAAAAATCAATGCGTTATATAGAATTGGTGGGGCTCAGGCAATAGCTGCACTAGCTTATGGAACTGAGAGTGTAAAAAAGGTGGATAAAATTGTAGGTCCAGGGAATATTTTTGTCCAAGCGTCGAAGTTTTTGGTCAGCAAAGATGTGGCAATTGATGGAATAGAGGGACCAACTGAACTAGTTGTTATAGCAGATAGCTCAGCAGATTATAGGCATGTTATATTGGATATGAGAGCGCAGGCAGAACATGGATCTACATCTTATATAATACTAGTTACCACTTCAGATTTCCTAATTGATAAGGTAAAAGAGGAATTAGATAAGGAGGAGTTTACGTATTATATTGTCAAGGTCAAGAGTATAGATGAAGCGATAAATGTAGCAAACGATATAGCGCCAGAACATTTGTCGTTGTTTGTAAAAGACCCTAAATCTTATTTACATAAGATTAAGAATGCTGGCGCAATAAGTCTAGGTAAAACACCGCCAGCACTGATAGACTATGCGGCTGGTCCTGATCACATACTTCCGACAAATGCTTGGTCCAGGGTAAGAGGAGGTTTAACTGTTTATGACTTCTTGAAGCCCATTTCCTATGCCAATTCCGTAAATCCCGATAAGGAACTTGTAAATATGGCAAAGTTGATAGCTGAGTATGAGGGTTTCATATATCACTCTAAGAGCATAGGTGCTAGGTATGAGTGA
- a CDS encoding phosphoribosyl-ATP pyrophosphatase, giving the protein MSDDVIDKLYSIILDRMKTMKEGSYTVELIKRGKHYVAQKVGEESTEAIIASLVESQQRFVEEVSDLIYHLLVLMALENVTPQDVYKELERRMKK; this is encoded by the coding sequence ATGAGTGATGATGTTATAGATAAATTATATTCCATAATACTGGATCGTATGAAGACCATGAAGGAAGGTAGCTATACTGTTGAGCTAATTAAGAGGGGAAAGCATTACGTTGCCCAGAAAGTCGGAGAGGAGTCAACTGAGGCAATAATCGCTTCTCTAGTCGAGAGTCAGCAGAGGTTTGTGGAAGAGGTCTCAGACTTAATATATCATCTTTTGGTTCTTATGGCTCTAGAGAACGTTACGCCCCAAGATGTTTATAAAGAACTGGAGAGAAGGATGAAAAAATGA
- the hisH gene encoding imidazole glycerol phosphate synthase (with HisF IGPS catalyzes the conversion of phosphoribulosyl-formimino-5-aminoimidazole-4-carboxamide ribonucleotide phosphate and glutamine to imidazole-glycerol phosphate, 5-aminoimidazol-4-carboxamide ribonucleotide, and glutamate in histidine biosynthesis; the HisH subunit provides the glutamine amidotransferase activity that produces the ammonia necessary to HisF for the synthesis of imidazole-glycerol phosphate and 5-aminoimidazol-4-carboxamide ribonucleotide) → MRAVLIDYGVGNLFSIYSGLKRVGFEVEISKEPKGSEDLIVFPGVGSFSAVSKYLVVRKERFEVLRSNGTGFLGICLGMQIMFEEGTEGGLNKGLGWLKGRVDKINHPGVKIPHIGWDKVNVIRYNELSEGINDQYVYYAHSYVAYPTDKNVILGTTLYGVDYPAVVNIGNIVGTQFHPEKSSLVGRKFLMNVYRWLKK, encoded by the coding sequence ATGAGGGCAGTATTAATCGATTATGGAGTCGGCAATTTATTTAGTATATATTCTGGGCTTAAGAGAGTAGGGTTTGAGGTGGAAATATCTAAAGAACCAAAGGGTAGTGAGGACTTAATTGTGTTTCCTGGAGTAGGTTCCTTTAGCGCGGTATCTAAATATCTTGTCGTTAGGAAGGAGAGATTTGAGGTGCTTAGAAGTAATGGAACAGGGTTTTTGGGTATTTGCCTAGGCATGCAGATAATGTTTGAAGAAGGTACTGAAGGCGGTCTGAACAAAGGTTTGGGTTGGCTGAAAGGCAGAGTCGATAAGATAAATCATCCAGGAGTCAAGATTCCACATATTGGTTGGGATAAGGTTAATGTGATTAGATATAATGAGCTAAGTGAGGGGATTAATGATCAATATGTGTACTATGCTCATAGTTATGTCGCTTATCCTACTGATAAAAATGTGATTTTAGGTACTACCTTGTACGGTGTAGATTATCCTGCCGTAGTAAATATCGGGAATATTGTTGGTACACAGTTTCATCCTGAAAAAAGCAGTCTAGTAGGAAGGAAGTTTTTAATGAATGTATACAGGTGGTTGAAAAAGTGA
- a CDS encoding phosphoribosyl-AMP cyclohydrolase, producing MKLSEEQAKKIVDKLWFRHTESTVIAVLQDANTKEVLMVGSMNRDAVIKTLTTGYVHFWSLSKKTLWLKGETSHNYQIVEDVKVDCDGDALVVLVNPQGPTCHTGNRSCFYRDLLEFER from the coding sequence ATGAAGTTAAGTGAGGAACAAGCTAAAAAGATAGTTGATAAACTTTGGTTTAGACATACTGAATCCACAGTAATTGCCGTGCTTCAAGACGCTAATACCAAGGAAGTTTTGATGGTAGGTAGTATGAACAGGGATGCTGTAATAAAAACTTTGACTACAGGTTATGTGCATTTTTGGTCTTTAAGTAAGAAGACCCTTTGGTTGAAGGGAGAAACTAGTCATAATTATCAAATAGTGGAGGATGTGAAAGTGGATTGTGATGGAGATGCTTTAGTAGTCTTGGTTAATCCTCAAGGTCCAACATGCCATACAGGAAATAGGAGCTGTTTTTATAGAGATTTATTAGAATTTGAGAGATAG
- a CDS encoding phenylacetic acid degradation protein — protein sequence MSSINKEEWKAKIMEALTQVYDPEIPVDIVNLGLIYELRINDDGVIYIRLGLTAPGCPVIDDLIYTVEQVVKETVPAKSVEVDIDFDTQWTPFKMTAEGRERFKKLYGYDIVEMWIQTYGLPDSQQESQQERNA from the coding sequence ATGAGCTCAATAAATAAAGAGGAATGGAAGGCTAAAATAATGGAGGCATTAACACAAGTTTATGATCCAGAAATTCCAGTGGATATAGTTAACTTAGGTTTGATTTATGAATTGAGAATTAATGATGACGGTGTGATTTATATTAGGCTTGGTCTTACAGCTCCTGGTTGCCCAGTTATTGATGACTTAATTTACACGGTAGAGCAAGTAGTGAAAGAAACTGTGCCTGCAAAGAGCGTGGAAGTTGATATTGATTTTGACACACAGTGGACTCCATTTAAGATGACAGCTGAAGGTAGAGAGAGGTTCAAAAAGCTATACGGTTATGATATTGTAGAAATGTGGATTCAAACTTATGGTTTACCTGACTCTCAGCAAGAGTCTCAACAAGAGCGGAATGCATAA
- a CDS encoding seryl-tRNA synthetase, giving the protein MSWSILELIRNNPEALKENLKKRFIDTSTVDKAVELDKKWRQTLQEVERLRHEHNLISSQIPKAPKEQKSELINKAKELLKTLEDKEKELQKIEEERESLLLSLPNLVHDSVPIGPDESYSLPIRFWGKFKVYKDDVNEFLKQTNGHKVDYEIISWKPVGHADMLESVLRLGDTKKAGEVAASRFYYLFNDIVWLDIALLLYAIDTITSRGYTLVLPPYMLRGEVIKSVIDLDTFKDAIYKIEGEDLYLIATAEHSIAALYYKEEIPREELPLKLVGVSPAFRKEAGAANKDLKGIFRVHQFHKVEQFIFSSPEDSWKYHEEMIENAEEIFRGLGLPYRVINIASGDLGAPAAKKYDLEVWMPAQAKFREMVSCSNCLDWQAYRMRIRYVEKNNKKGYLHTLNSTAIASTRAITAILENYQKEDGVVEVPKMLRKYLETFSSAPKEYIYPKKKPNTTS; this is encoded by the coding sequence GTGTCTTGGAGTATATTAGAGCTAATAAGAAATAATCCAGAAGCTTTAAAGGAAAATCTAAAGAAAAGATTTATTGATACATCTACTGTTGATAAGGCAGTAGAACTTGATAAAAAATGGAGACAGACTCTTCAGGAAGTTGAGAGATTAAGACATGAACATAATCTAATTAGTTCTCAAATTCCTAAGGCACCAAAAGAGCAAAAAAGTGAACTAATTAACAAGGCAAAAGAACTACTGAAGACCTTAGAGGATAAGGAAAAAGAATTGCAGAAGATAGAAGAGGAAAGGGAAAGTCTATTATTATCTCTTCCTAATCTTGTCCACGATTCTGTTCCAATAGGTCCAGATGAGAGTTATAGTCTTCCTATAAGATTCTGGGGTAAGTTTAAAGTATACAAAGATGATGTTAATGAGTTCCTAAAACAGACAAATGGACATAAGGTGGACTACGAGATAATAAGTTGGAAACCTGTAGGACATGCGGATATGTTAGAGAGTGTTTTACGATTAGGTGATACGAAGAAAGCAGGAGAGGTCGCTGCTTCGCGTTTCTATTATCTTTTTAACGATATAGTATGGTTAGATATAGCCTTATTACTTTATGCTATTGATACGATAACTTCAAGGGGATATACACTTGTTTTACCACCTTACATGCTTAGAGGAGAGGTAATTAAAAGTGTTATAGATCTAGATACATTTAAGGATGCTATATATAAGATCGAGGGAGAAGATCTATATTTAATAGCCACAGCCGAACACTCCATAGCAGCTTTATACTATAAGGAGGAGATACCAAGGGAAGAATTGCCCCTCAAGTTAGTTGGTGTGAGTCCTGCATTCAGGAAAGAGGCTGGTGCTGCAAACAAGGATTTAAAAGGTATATTCAGAGTGCATCAATTTCATAAGGTTGAGCAATTTATCTTCTCCTCTCCCGAGGACAGCTGGAAATATCATGAAGAAATGATTGAAAACGCAGAAGAGATATTCCGAGGTCTTGGTTTACCATATAGGGTAATAAATATAGCATCAGGTGATTTAGGTGCCCCTGCCGCTAAAAAATACGATCTTGAGGTGTGGATGCCGGCACAAGCTAAGTTTAGAGAAATGGTTAGTTGTAGTAATTGTCTTGACTGGCAAGCTTATAGGATGAGAATCAGATATGTGGAAAAGAACAATAAGAAGGGATACCTGCATACTTTAAACAGTACAGCAATAGCTAGCACCAGGGCTATAACAGCTATACTTGAGAATTACCAAAAGGAAGATGGTGTTGTAGAAGTACCAAAAATGTTGAGGAAATATTTAGAAACGTTTAGTAGTGCTCCAAAAGAATATATATATCCAAAGAAAAAGCCTAATACTACTTCTTAA
- a CDS encoding radical SAM protein, translating into MTNHHGKEFLGFLGTGPAVGVPESVWKWLACPKMKTDDLGRPVQAPYGLRKVEASLIDAGFKAAVIDPDYLNKYLETAKALMVSHHDYFAFGPPSSTWWGITKKEPINYKSFQELIRRPEIKKAKERGMKIIAGGPSVWQWLWREDMIQDVQIDTLVDGEADRFIVKLAQMIMDNEPLPKYVYIGADEAPSVDEISEIKGASVNGLIEIMRGCARSCRFCSVTLRPTRYYPLDKIEKELLVNVRNGVRHGVIHSDDVLFYGATGIFPRPEPLIKLHKLVKKYYKTIAWSHASLAAIRYSEEKYGLISKLSEIIYDNDSQKYLGVEVGIETGSSRLAKEIMPAKSAPFKIEEYPETVEQAFKIMHENRIVPAGTMIVGLPEETEDDVYKTIELVDNLRSYRSILVPMFFVPMGYFKNKDWFTRIKLTEAHIELYRKVFWHDIYWGEDIMNRFYMKGPLYYPVRMALKLFLRVAKRQMRKIEANLGKYLKK; encoded by the coding sequence ATGACTAACCATCATGGCAAAGAGTTCCTAGGATTCCTAGGTACTGGACCTGCAGTAGGCGTTCCAGAAAGTGTATGGAAGTGGTTAGCATGCCCAAAAATGAAAACAGATGATTTAGGAAGACCAGTCCAGGCACCCTATGGGTTAAGAAAAGTAGAGGCTTCGTTGATAGATGCAGGGTTCAAAGCTGCAGTTATAGATCCTGATTATCTGAATAAATATTTAGAAACTGCAAAGGCACTAATGGTATCACACCACGATTATTTTGCCTTCGGACCGCCATCATCAACATGGTGGGGAATTACAAAGAAAGAACCAATCAATTACAAGAGCTTCCAGGAACTCATAAGAAGACCTGAGATAAAGAAAGCAAAAGAAAGAGGAATGAAAATTATTGCTGGAGGACCTTCAGTATGGCAATGGCTGTGGAGAGAAGATATGATACAAGATGTTCAAATAGACACATTAGTTGATGGCGAGGCTGATAGATTCATCGTAAAACTAGCTCAAATGATAATGGATAATGAACCACTACCTAAATATGTATACATTGGTGCAGATGAGGCACCATCAGTTGATGAAATTTCAGAAATTAAGGGAGCTAGTGTCAATGGGCTCATTGAGATAATGAGAGGATGTGCGAGATCATGCAGGTTCTGCTCGGTAACATTAAGACCAACTAGATATTATCCTTTAGACAAAATAGAAAAAGAATTGCTGGTTAATGTTAGGAACGGAGTAAGGCATGGCGTAATACACAGTGATGACGTATTATTCTATGGGGCTACGGGAATATTTCCTAGACCCGAGCCACTTATTAAATTGCATAAACTAGTGAAAAAATACTACAAAACTATAGCATGGAGTCACGCAAGCTTAGCAGCCATAAGATATTCAGAAGAGAAGTATGGTCTCATAAGTAAACTATCAGAGATTATTTATGACAATGATAGTCAGAAATATTTAGGTGTAGAGGTCGGAATTGAGACTGGTTCGTCAAGATTAGCTAAAGAAATAATGCCTGCAAAATCAGCTCCATTCAAAATAGAGGAATATCCTGAGACTGTTGAACAGGCTTTCAAAATTATGCATGAAAATAGAATTGTACCAGCTGGTACCATGATAGTGGGTTTACCCGAAGAAACTGAAGATGATGTCTACAAAACCATAGAGTTAGTGGATAATTTGCGTTCATATAGAAGCATACTTGTCCCAATGTTCTTCGTTCCAATGGGATATTTTAAAAATAAGGACTGGTTTACTAGAATAAAGCTAACTGAGGCACATATAGAGTTGTATAGAAAGGTCTTTTGGCACGATATATATTGGGGAGAAGATATTATGAATAGATTCTATATGAAGGGACCACTATACTACCCAGTGAGGATGGCTCTTAAGTTATTCTTGAGAGTTGCAAAAAGACAGATGAGAAAAATAGAAGCTAATCTAGGAAAATATCTTAAGAAGTAG
- a CDS encoding DNA-directed RNA polymerase subunit M, with translation MQFCPKCGGLMVPAKKDNKDILRCTKCKFEREMTDKEKKQYSVKENKGKTTKVLTTSLVSDKGEIKLSEDQLAHEREEYYKEVGLDLLREELEESQEEE, from the coding sequence ATGCAATTCTGTCCAAAATGTGGCGGATTAATGGTGCCAGCTAAGAAAGATAACAAGGATATTCTAAGGTGCACCAAATGTAAGTTTGAGAGAGAAATGACAGATAAGGAGAAGAAGCAATATAGTGTAAAGGAGAATAAGGGTAAGACCACCAAAGTACTCACAACATCTCTAGTTAGCGACAAGGGGGAGATCAAATTATCTGAAGATCAGTTAGCCCATGAGAGAGAAGAATACTATAAGGAAGTTGGATTAGATCTACTGAGAGAAGAGTTAGAAGAATCACAGGAAGAGGAGTAA
- a CDS encoding AsnC family transcriptional regulator, producing MSDRKKIEIDAIDKKLLIELLKDSRISLRRLAEEMNVSPATLHNRLMRLVQEGVVKGFTALIDYSKLGYPVTSILMIKVDGKHILEFEKEVSNLDNVVAVYDVVGEYDVMLIAKFRSIEDLDTFIKSLLKNPKIERTYTSIVLNVVKEDPRIKII from the coding sequence ATGTCAGATAGAAAAAAGATAGAAATAGACGCAATAGATAAAAAACTTTTAATAGAATTACTTAAAGATTCTAGAATAAGTCTCAGAAGATTAGCAGAAGAAATGAACGTATCCCCTGCAACACTACATAATAGACTTATGAGGCTAGTCCAAGAAGGAGTAGTAAAAGGATTCACTGCATTAATAGATTATTCAAAGTTAGGTTATCCTGTCACAAGCATATTAATGATTAAGGTAGACGGTAAACACATTCTCGAATTCGAAAAAGAGGTATCTAACCTAGATAATGTAGTAGCGGTATACGATGTGGTGGGCGAATATGATGTTATGCTCATTGCTAAATTTAGGAGCATAGAAGATCTAGATACCTTTATTAAGTCGCTTCTTAAAAATCCTAAGATAGAAAGGACATACACCAGTATAGTATTAAATGTGGTAAAGGAAGATCCTAGAATAAAAATTATATAA
- a CDS encoding antibiotic resistance protein MarC, producing the protein MSENLAITIATIVVKLFAIIDPFSVLPFLLAIYEEANRDSQERVSWNYMINKITIAILILLTLFSLIGRPLLDFLGLSAQALQIAGGVLLVYLGIDTMGGFQQLRFIRSLREAIVTPIATPLLVGPGTMTALISLSVDYNPLELVISSGIVTLLVYLSLLSGPYLVKILGQTGTVAAGRFTAIIIAAFGVQLILSGISQLNFK; encoded by the coding sequence ATGAGTGAGAACCTAGCTATAACCATAGCAACAATAGTTGTAAAACTATTTGCTATTATAGATCCTTTTTCTGTGCTTCCATTTCTACTAGCAATATATGAAGAAGCAAATAGGGACTCACAGGAGAGAGTGTCTTGGAATTACATGATAAATAAGATTACTATCGCAATCCTAATTCTACTGACATTGTTTTCCTTGATCGGTAGACCCTTATTAGACTTCTTGGGACTTTCAGCACAAGCATTACAAATTGCAGGAGGAGTGTTATTAGTATATTTAGGAATTGACACCATGGGTGGATTTCAGCAGTTAAGATTCATAAGAAGTCTCAGAGAGGCAATAGTAACTCCAATAGCTACTCCACTATTAGTTGGACCCGGTACTATGACTGCGCTCATAAGTTTATCAGTGGATTATAATCCGCTAGAATTAGTAATAAGTAGTGGAATAGTGACCCTATTAGTCTATCTCTCGTTATTGAGTGGACCTTATCTAGTGAAAATCCTAGGACAGACTGGTACAGTTGCGGCAGGAAGATTTACCGCAATTATAATTGCAGCATTTGGCGTTCAACTTATACTATCCGGTATATCACAACTAAACTTTAAATGA
- a CDS encoding diguanylate cyclase, whose amino-acid sequence MIQVAGVNFKDPIVIASGIVPPTKEYMQNVCEKYEPSAITSKTLTCTPLEPHRSPTFVKISDSCYLNAIGLGNPGIQILRDLSEIKCKLIISVGGSNVNEYIDAVSKINDIPVIIELNVSSPNRRGFGESNLTYVEEIVKNVKSIVKKPVFVKLGPWDNIVEIAGRALSAGADGLTLINTLKGMLIDVEDFKPILSYGTGGISGKCIHALAVRVIHDIFKEYEPEIIGVGGVFDWRDAIELISVGAKLVGLGTVLVEKGFDVIHEIREGIDTYLEEKGLKVEEIRGIGVKR is encoded by the coding sequence TTGATTCAAGTAGCAGGAGTTAATTTTAAAGATCCTATAGTAATAGCGTCAGGTATTGTACCACCAACAAAAGAATATATGCAAAATGTATGTGAAAAGTATGAGCCTTCAGCAATAACCAGTAAGACTCTAACTTGTACACCATTAGAACCTCATAGATCACCTACTTTTGTGAAAATAAGTGATAGTTGCTATCTTAACGCCATAGGTTTAGGGAATCCTGGGATTCAAATTCTGAGAGATCTTAGTGAGATAAAATGTAAACTGATAATAAGCGTAGGCGGTAGTAATGTAAATGAATACATTGATGCTGTGTCTAAAATAAATGATATTCCCGTTATAATTGAGCTTAATGTGAGTAGCCCAAATAGAAGGGGTTTTGGCGAGTCCAATTTAACTTATGTGGAGGAAATAGTTAAGAATGTAAAGTCAATAGTGAAAAAACCAGTATTTGTGAAGTTAGGTCCTTGGGATAATATAGTAGAGATAGCTGGTAGGGCTCTTTCCGCAGGAGCAGATGGACTAACTTTGATTAATACACTTAAAGGAATGCTGATTGACGTTGAAGATTTTAAGCCTATACTGAGCTATGGTACAGGCGGAATATCCGGGAAATGTATACATGCATTAGCTGTAAGAGTTATTCATGACATTTTTAAGGAATATGAGCCTGAAATAATAGGAGTAGGAGGAGTCTTCGATTGGAGGGATGCAATAGAATTAATCTCGGTCGGTGCTAAACTGGTGGGATTAGGTACAGTTCTGGTAGAGAAAGGATTTGATGTAATACATGAGATAAGAGAGGGCATAGATACTTACCTAGAAGAGAAAGGATTAAAAGTTGAGGAAATAAGAGGAATAGGAGTGAAAAGATGA
- the pyrC gene encoding dihydroorotase (Catalyzes the formation of dihydroorotate in the de novo pyrimidine biosynthetic pathway): MWIKGKAYYEGEIKEICINFDRLIKEIRANCKPDMTFTNEELILPASVDLHVHVRGAQLSYKETVATATSEAVYGGVGVIVDMPNTVPYINTTDRIKERLREFQLYSRTDYGIYSGVSKEVEEIDKLPIAGYKIYPEDLEKEETRHVLEKSKKLKVLHPEMPFVSKIERSLRRSYWMETASINLVKGNVHITHITNFETLELAKSMGFTTDITTHHLVVDGERDCISKVNPPIRDYVTRLKLFLKGLFEVDCIASDHAPHSKEEKKMNFDLCPPGIAGVSFSTPYIYSLMFKGLISIDRAISLLSSNPSRILNIPTGKIKEGYRANFTVIKRENWRYTTKFSKVTETPMDRFSLDAKVTNVIVEGKLAFDGENVYPIRGVNIFDSSSRS, translated from the coding sequence TTGTGGATAAAAGGGAAAGCGTATTATGAAGGAGAAATAAAAGAAATCTGTATAAATTTTGATAGATTAATAAAGGAAATTAGGGCAAACTGCAAGCCTGATATGACTTTTACCAATGAAGAATTGATACTGCCTGCATCAGTTGATCTCCATGTCCACGTTAGAGGAGCACAATTGTCATACAAAGAAACTGTAGCTACAGCTACAAGTGAAGCAGTGTATGGCGGTGTTGGGGTTATAGTGGATATGCCAAACACTGTTCCTTACATTAATACCACAGATAGAATAAAGGAGAGATTAAGAGAATTTCAATTATATTCAAGAACTGACTACGGTATATATAGTGGTGTAAGCAAAGAAGTTGAAGAAATAGATAAATTACCCATAGCAGGATACAAAATATATCCTGAAGACCTGGAAAAGGAAGAAACAAGGCATGTTTTAGAAAAAAGTAAAAAATTGAAAGTACTACACCCAGAGATGCCCTTTGTCTCTAAGATCGAAAGGAGTCTAAGAAGAAGTTATTGGATGGAAACTGCTTCCATCAATTTGGTGAAAGGAAATGTGCATATTACCCATATAACCAACTTCGAAACACTGGAATTGGCTAAAAGTATGGGCTTCACCACGGATATAACAACACATCACCTTGTTGTAGATGGCGAAAGGGACTGTATAAGCAAAGTTAACCCACCTATCAGGGATTATGTTACGAGACTTAAACTATTCTTAAAGGGGTTATTTGAAGTGGATTGTATTGCAAGTGACCATGCTCCACATTCAAAAGAAGAGAAGAAAATGAACTTTGATCTTTGCCCACCAGGAATAGCAGGTGTCTCTTTCTCAACACCGTATATATACTCATTAATGTTCAAGGGTTTAATCAGTATAGATAGGGCGATATCTCTATTATCCAGCAATCCCTCTAGAATCCTAAATATTCCAACTGGAAAGATAAAGGAAGGATATAGGGCTAATTTTACTGTAATAAAGAGAGAGAACTGGAGGTACACAACAAAATTCAGTAAAGTCACAGAGACACCAATGGATCGATTTAGTTTAGATGCTAAAGTCACAAACGTGATAGTTGAAGGTAAATTAGCATTTGATGGAGAGAATGTTTATCCTATAAGAGGTGTGAATATATTTGATTCAAGTAGCAGGAGTTAA